One Pan paniscus chromosome 16, NHGRI_mPanPan1-v2.0_pri, whole genome shotgun sequence DNA segment encodes these proteins:
- the LOC112436704 gene encoding histone H3.Y produces MARTKQTARKATAWQAPRKPLATKAAGKRAPPTGGIKKPHRYKPGTLALREIRKYQKSTQLLLRKLPFQRLVREIAQAISPDLRFQSAAIGALQEASEAYLVQLFEDTNLCAIHARRVTIMPRDMQLARRLRREGP; encoded by the coding sequence ATGGCGCGCACCAAGCAGACCGCCCGCAAAGCCACCGCCTGGCAGGCCCCCAGGAAGCCCCTGGCCACCAAAGCCGCCGGAAAAAGGGCGCCGCCTACAGGAGGGATCAAGAAGCCTCACCGCTACAAGCCTGGCACCCTGGCGCTGCGGGAAATCAGAAAGTACCAGAAGTCCACGCAGCTGCTCCTGCGCAAGCTGCCCTTCCAGCGCCTGGTGCGCGAGATCGCCCAGGCCATCAGCCCGGACCTGCGCTTCCAGAGCGCGGCCATTGGCGCCCTGCAGGAGGCCAGCGAGGCCTACCTGGTGCAGCTCTTTGAAGACACCAACCTGTGTGCCATCCATGCCAGGCGCGTCACAATTATGCCCCGAGACATGCAACTGGCCCGCCGCCTCCGCAGAGAGGGTCCTTAA